CCCCTCGGGCCAGACACCGTGAATGTGCTGGACCTGAACCTCGCCCTGAGCGAAGTGAAGTGATCTGAGTGACCCCGGACGAAATCCTCTCGAACATCCAGCGTGAACGCAGAGGTCACCACAAAATCTACGTGGGTATGGCCGCAGGGGTGGGCAAAACCATGCGCGCCCTTGAAGACCTGCGCTCCCAGATTGCGTCTGGACACGACGGTGTGATCGGGGTGCTGGAAACCCACGGGCGGGAAGACACCCTCAGGGCCGCTGAGGGCCTCCCGGTCTTCCCGAGGCTGCAACTCCCCTACAAGGGCATGGCCCTGCAGGAACTGGACCTGCAGGGCCTACTGGACCGCAAACCTGAGGTGGTGTTGATTGATGAATTGGCCCATTCCAACCCTTCTGGGATGCAGCACTCGAAACGGCATCAGGATGTAGAAACCCTGCTGGCAGCAGGCATCGACGTGATCTCCACCGTAAACATCCAGCACCTGGAAAGCCTGAACGATCTGGTGTTGCGTCTGACCCGCGTGAAAGTCAAAGAAACCCTGCCAGATGGAGTGCTCAGAGACGCCCAGGAGATTGTCTTTGTGGACGTCACCCCGCAGACCCTGCAGGAACGCCTGAAACAGGGGAAAATCTACCGACGCGAGAAGATCGAGCAGGCCCTGACGAACTTTTTCACACTGGACAACTTGATGCTCCTGCGTGAACTGGCCCTCAGGAACGTGGCGGACACCGTGGAAGTTCCGGAAGTCAGCCTGATCAAAGAGCGGATTCTGGTGGCCGTAACGCTCGCCCCATCTGCCACCACCCTGATCCGCCGGGGATCCCACATGGCCAGAAGGCTCAAAGGGGAACTGTTTGTGGTGCATGTGCGATCCCATGCCCCTTCCAGAGAGGAAGGTCAACGCATCGGGGGCCTCAGAACCATCACGGAAACACTGGGGGGACAGTTTGAGGTGCTGCAAACCCCGCGCAGCATTGCCCCCACCTTGATTGATTTTTGCTCCAAGCACCACATCACCCAGATCATCCTCGGGGAGAGTGGCAGGTCCAGATGGGAACGGCTCTTGCATGGATCAATCATCGACCGGATTTTGCGTGGAACCCAGCAGGTGGACATCCATGTGGTCAGTCACCGCTGACCGGAAAGGGGCAAGCATGATCAACACCGTTGACCTGACTTTCACCCCATGTGCTCCAGCGGTGGCTGAATTGCACATTACTGGCCGGAGTGGGTGTGGGTATTACCAGGGCCTGGCCCTGCAGGTGTGCCTGCTGCACGAGGCGCAATTCCAGGTGTGGTGGCTCAGGCAGGGCACCGCCCTTCACTTGCAGGGCGTCTTGCGGTCAGAATTCCGGGGGGTTCATGGGAGTTGGTCAGACTTGCCTGCGAGGTTTGCCGCATCTCTCCTGAAACTCAGGGATGCATTCAGAGTCCTGCCTCACCTGTACTTGACTTTCAATACAGTTGCTAACTGTACTCTGGGGATATTCAGGGAAGTCTCTAGATGGAGGCACAAAATGAGGAATGAAACCCCTCTTTCCAAGATGGTCCAGACACTTTACCCAGTGGTTTCAGGACTTTGAGCCCCACTACCCCTACAAAGCACAAAGGCACTGGTCTGCCACCTACATCAAGGGATTGTGTAGTCCTGCACATCGAAAAAGCATGCAACCTCTCTCAGATCTGTTTGCACCCGGAAAAGCAGATTGCGTCCAGCACTTCATCACCGACAGCCCGTGGAAAACAGAACCGCTGCAACACTTGATCGCCCAGAAAGCTGGCGAACTTCTGGGTGGAGAACAAGCCGTTCTCATTGTCGATGACACCTGCCTCACCAAATATGGCCGTCATTCCGTTGGAGTGGCCCGACAATACTCAGGCCAGGTGGGAAAGCTCACCAACTGCCAGTGTCTGGTTTCCCTCACCCTAGCCAGAGATGAAATCTCCGTTCCTGTCGCCCTGCGATTGTTTTTACCCAGGGAATGGACCGAAGACCCAATGCGTTGCCAGAGGGCTAAAATTCCTGCTGCCGACCAAGAGTTCAAACCCAAGTGGCGGCTGGCCCTGGAAGAGTTGGATCAGCTCAAAGACCATTTGACCTTTGGTGTGGTCCTCGCAGACGCAGCCTATGGAGCCAATGCACAGTTCCGGTATGAACTGACCCACAGAGGCTTGCACTGGTCCATGGGCGTTCCACGCATCCAGAAAGTCTATCCCAGAGATGTAGAAGTCTACCCTGTGGCCCCACGCAACACCGGACGGCCACCAAAACACCCCCTGACCAGTCATCCTCGTGAAACCATTGAAAAGGTTCTGGACAGTGAAACCTGGCATCACGTGGTCTGGCGACAGGGGACCAAGGGACCCCTGCAGGGGAAATTTGCTGCACGTTATGTCTGTCTGGCGGATGGTCCACAAAACAGTTCTGCTTGCCATTTACCGGGCGAGCGGGCCTGGATCATTGGGGAAGACCGGGGATCAGAAAAGAAATACTACGTGTGCAACCTACCAGAATTCACTTCTTTGCAGCGATTGGTGGAGGTTTTGAAGAAGCGCTGGGCCTGTGAACTCAGTCATCGCGAATTGAAGCAGGAGGTCGGACTGAGCCATTTTGAAGGACGCTCCTGGCTGGGCCTGCAACACCATTGCGTGCTTTGCTTGCTGGCATTACTGTTTTTGCAAAGTTTGCGTGTGGCAAACATCTTGTCTGGAAGAGCACAGACTCTTCCTGCCATTCGTTTGGTGATGACTCAGATTTGGTGTGGTGGCTGCTGCACTTTCTGGAGATCGCTGTGTCGAAGCCCTTGAATGGTCAAGGTTAATGTTACTGATCCAACAAATAACGCTCAATCTGGAGTTGCAACATTTCGATATGATCTTCTTCCTCTAACGAAAGCATCTCCTCCCTGATGACATAGTTTCTGTTTCGGATGTGCTCAATGAAATTCGTAGGAAGGCGAAGGTGATGCTTCTTCACCCTGTGACCAAGACTGATGGGCCAGATGAAAACACCATCACTCTGGATGGCGCCATTCTTCCCAATGATTTCTCCACACAGAGAGCACACCAGCGGCCGACCTGAAACGGGGAGCATCACGATGGGTGTCTCTTGGAGATAATTCACCAGCAACACCAGATCTTCAGGACACCAATCTGGATCTTGAACCTGCTCCAACGGCAACCAACCAAACCATTGAAAACGCCACCCTGCAAGGATGGTCTCAGGACTTTCTTGGGGATTCACCTGGATAGCTTATCGCAGAAAAGGCTCGACAGACTCTGGATGAGTCTTTCCAAGCTTGAATAGCCCCAGAGTACAGCTAAAGGGTGTTTTGAAAGTCTCTGGCAGAAGATTCTCCTGATTTTACCTCGCCCTTAACTGGAAAAAGTGCCACTGTAGTCCACTGGCACTTTTTTTACGCTGAGCCATGAAAAGCCAAAGTTTCACCAGTGATCTGACCGATCAAGAATGGAAAATTCTGGAACCTCTGGTCCCACCCGAAAGTCACATGGGGCGACCCAGGAAGTGGTCTCTGTGACACATCCTCAATGGCATTTTCTACGTGCTCAGAGGTGGCATTGCCGTCTTGGGCAAAACGGCACCCAGAATGGGGCCTGCCCGCTGGAGACTTTTACCCTTTAACTTTCCCCCATGGCAAACAGTCTACGCTTATCATCGTAACTGGAGAATCAAAGGCCTCTGGGAAAGCATTCATACTGCTTTACGCGAACAGGTGCGACTTCGGGAAGGCAGAGAACCCACCCCCAGTGCGGGAATCATCGATAGTCAATTGGTGAAGACCACCGAAGCTGGAGGACCCAGAGGCTATGACGGCGGTAAAAAGGTCAATGGTCGAAAACGCCACATCCTGGTCGACACTCTGGGGCTGATCCTCAAAGTGGTGGTGCACGAGGGCAATCTGCAGGACCGTCAGGCCGCTCCCAAGGTCTTTGCTGGTCTCAAACCTATCTTCCCACGAATGCAGCACGTCTGGGCAGATCAAATTACAGGGGTGACCTGATCAAGGCAATCAAAAACAAGCTGGTCTGGACCATTGAAATCGTGAAACACCCTTGGACAGGTGTCAAGCGAGTGTGGCTGCCCAAAGATCAAGTTCCACCTCCACAGGTGGAGGTCCCAGAGGGCTTCGTGGTGCTGAAACGCAGGTGGGTGGTCGAGTGAACTGTTGCTTGGCTGGGAAGGTCCAGGCGCATGGCCAAAGACTACGAATGACTTCCAGCGACTTCAGAGAACCTGGTCTTTGAGGTGATGATTCGTTTGATGCTCAAAAGGCTGGCGAAATCATGAGGCTATTGCGTGTGGAATTGGAAAAACGCCGAATGCGTTTTATCGAACGTTTCCAGCAAGAGAAATTTCATGGGCCCACCTGGGCCAAAGACTTTGGGGTTTCCTGACACACCATGTATTTGTGGAGGCGGACCTACTTGCTGTCTGGAGAGCCAGCCCTCAAGGGGAGGATTTCCAAGGGACGTCCCAGACGACTTTCTGCTCTCCAGGAGAAGTTGGTGCAGCAGTGGCTTGCTGATCCAGATTCTCCTGTTGGACCCAACTGGACGCCTTTGATGGTACGAGAAGCGATGGGCACAGAGTTTGAGGTGTGGTACCATCCGTGCCACATGTACAAATTGTTGGCCCTCTGGGGATGGGCTCACCACTTGCAG
Above is a window of Deinococcus misasensis DSM 22328 DNA encoding:
- a CDS encoding universal stress protein; protein product: MTPDEILSNIQRERRGHHKIYVGMAAGVGKTMRALEDLRSQIASGHDGVIGVLETHGREDTLRAAEGLPVFPRLQLPYKGMALQELDLQGLLDRKPEVVLIDELAHSNPSGMQHSKRHQDVETLLAAGIDVISTVNIQHLESLNDLVLRLTRVKVKETLPDGVLRDAQEIVFVDVTPQTLQERLKQGKIYRREKIEQALTNFFTLDNLMLLRELALRNVADTVEVPEVSLIKERILVAVTLAPSATTLIRRGSHMARRLKGELFVVHVRSHAPSREEGQRIGGLRTITETLGGQFEVLQTPRSIAPTLIDFCSKHHITQIILGESGRSRWERLLHGSIIDRILRGTQQVDIHVVSHR
- a CDS encoding IS701 family transposase, which gives rise to MKPLFPRWSRHFTQWFQDFEPHYPYKAQRHWSATYIKGLCSPAHRKSMQPLSDLFAPGKADCVQHFITDSPWKTEPLQHLIAQKAGELLGGEQAVLIVDDTCLTKYGRHSVGVARQYSGQVGKLTNCQCLVSLTLARDEISVPVALRLFLPREWTEDPMRCQRAKIPAADQEFKPKWRLALEELDQLKDHLTFGVVLADAAYGANAQFRYELTHRGLHWSMGVPRIQKVYPRDVEVYPVAPRNTGRPPKHPLTSHPRETIEKVLDSETWHHVVWRQGTKGPLQGKFAARYVCLADGPQNSSACHLPGERAWIIGEDRGSEKKYYVCNLPEFTSLQRLVEVLKKRWACELSHRELKQEVGLSHFEGRSWLGLQHHCVLCLLALLFLQSLRVANILSGRAQTLPAIRLVMTQIWCGGCCTFWRSLCRSP